Proteins from a single region of Sphingopyxis sp. BSN-002:
- a CDS encoding flagellar motor protein MotB has translation MAARPNMVRPIIVKKVIEEAHGGHHGGAWKVAYADFVTAMMAFFLLMWLLGATTEKQRKALADYFAPTIVKTKEGSAGSNGLFGGDSIVSADDYPHRAGQTGTRSITIPKDAVGGPKEAAGRERQKEKFAQVAKSMMDRVQKKGDLKRLARNLRFTVTTEGMRIDVVDDADFSMFVIGTSQLTPAGAKLFSEIAKPIAETPNQVMIRGHTDAAPWSAKAGMNNWRLSVDRAEVVRNFLEYRGVAGNRYARIEGVADREPYNPSDRFDPRNRRISITLGWRTD, from the coding sequence ATGGCCGCGCGTCCCAACATGGTGCGGCCGATCATCGTCAAGAAGGTGATCGAGGAAGCGCATGGCGGCCATCACGGCGGCGCCTGGAAGGTCGCCTATGCCGACTTCGTGACCGCGATGATGGCTTTCTTCCTGCTGATGTGGCTGCTCGGCGCGACGACCGAGAAGCAGCGCAAGGCGCTCGCCGACTATTTCGCGCCGACCATCGTCAAGACCAAGGAGGGGAGCGCCGGTTCGAACGGCCTGTTCGGCGGCGATTCGATCGTGTCTGCCGACGACTATCCGCACCGCGCCGGCCAGACCGGGACGCGATCGATCACGATTCCGAAGGACGCCGTCGGCGGCCCCAAGGAAGCGGCCGGGCGCGAACGCCAGAAGGAAAAATTCGCACAGGTCGCCAAATCCATGATGGACCGCGTCCAGAAGAAGGGCGACCTCAAGCGGCTCGCACGCAACCTGCGCTTCACCGTCACCACCGAGGGCATGCGGATCGACGTCGTCGACGACGCCGACTTCTCGATGTTCGTGATCGGGACCAGCCAGCTGACGCCGGCGGGCGCAAAGCTGTTCAGCGAGATCGCGAAGCCGATCGCGGAAACCCCGAACCAGGTCATGATTCGCGGCCATACCGATGCAGCGCCCTGGTCGGCGAAGGCCGGGATGAACAACTGGCGGCTTTCGGTCGACCGGGCCGAGGTCGTTCGCAACTTCCTTGAGTATCGCGGGGTCGCCGGAAACCGGTACGCGCGCATCGAGGGAGTGGCCGATCGCGAGCCCTATAATCCCTCGGATCGATTCGATCCGCGCAATCGCCGCATCTCGATCACGCTCGGCTGGCGCACCGATTAA
- a CDS encoding sigma-54 dependent transcriptional regulator — translation MTVVGQNKDQAALEALIIGHSPAVVRLREMIQRVARSNASVMLCGPSGSGKELVARAIHDEGVRSGKPFSAINCGAIPGELIESELFGHEKGSFTGAHARRIGHFEASEGGTLFLDEIGDMRFDMQVKLLRVLEDRTIVRVGSSEVKSVDIRVISATHQDLGTAIADGRFREDLFFRLGVVVIQVPSLADRVEDIPALIRHFQRQMPADAKCRYDNAAMAILMQHGWPGNVRELRNFVERASVLHSGETLGAEDVLMLLNPTAALAPRPAGPTSPAAVPASDDDQPAAPAFAKAPAPGRPIDLKREIETIELEQIHNALDLADGIISEAARLLTLKRTTLIEKMRKYGVQQQAA, via the coding sequence ATGACTGTGGTGGGGCAGAACAAGGATCAGGCGGCGCTCGAGGCGCTGATCATCGGGCACAGCCCGGCGGTGGTCCGTTTGCGCGAAATGATCCAGCGGGTCGCCCGCTCGAACGCTTCGGTCATGCTGTGCGGCCCTTCGGGGTCGGGCAAGGAGCTCGTCGCCCGCGCCATTCACGACGAAGGCGTCCGTTCAGGCAAGCCCTTCTCGGCCATCAACTGCGGAGCCATCCCCGGCGAACTCATCGAATCCGAACTTTTCGGGCATGAAAAGGGCAGCTTCACCGGCGCCCACGCCCGCCGTATCGGCCATTTCGAAGCGAGCGAAGGCGGCACGCTCTTCCTCGACGAAATCGGCGACATGCGATTCGACATGCAGGTCAAGCTTCTCCGCGTGCTCGAAGACCGGACGATCGTCCGCGTCGGCAGCAGCGAAGTGAAGAGCGTCGACATCCGCGTCATCTCGGCAACGCATCAGGATCTGGGTACCGCGATCGCCGATGGCCGTTTCCGCGAGGACCTGTTCTTCCGTCTCGGCGTCGTCGTGATCCAGGTCCCGAGCCTTGCGGACCGTGTCGAGGACATTCCCGCACTGATCCGTCATTTCCAGCGCCAGATGCCCGCCGACGCCAAATGCCGCTATGACAATGCCGCGATGGCGATCCTCATGCAGCACGGCTGGCCGGGCAACGTCCGCGAGCTTCGTAACTTCGTCGAACGCGCCAGCGTTCTGCACAGCGGCGAGACGCTTGGCGCCGAGGACGTCCTGATGCTCCTGAACCCCACCGCAGCGCTGGCGCCGCGTCCGGCTGGCCCCACCAGCCCGGCCGCGGTGCCCGCCAGCGACGACGACCAGCCCGCAGCGCCCGCTTTCGCGAAGGCGCCGGCACCCGGCCGTCCGATCGATCTCAAGCGCGAGATCGAGACGATCGAACTCGAACAGATCCACAATGCGCTCGACCTGGCCGACGGGATCATCTCCGAAGCCGCGCGTCTGCTCACGCTGAAGCGGACGACGCTGATCGAGAAAATGCGCAAGTACGGAGTTCAGCAGCAGGCAGCCTGA
- a CDS encoding flagellar protein FliS has product MITTVPATASTVRAAGLYRRMQSESRAVASDPIELVTMLYDELETAVGVLVSMVRQGQRVSATEPAHRARAILIGLDVGLDHDKGGDVAVALSRVYRSMRRKLDDAVAANDADDLDELLGGIVTVSSAWRQLRQ; this is encoded by the coding sequence ATGATCACGACCGTGCCCGCAACCGCATCCACCGTCCGCGCCGCCGGACTTTACCGACGCATGCAGAGCGAAAGCCGGGCGGTCGCGTCCGACCCGATCGAGCTCGTCACCATGCTCTATGACGAGCTGGAAACGGCAGTAGGCGTGCTCGTGTCGATGGTGCGTCAGGGCCAACGCGTTTCCGCGACCGAACCCGCCCACCGCGCGCGCGCGATCCTGATCGGGCTCGACGTCGGGCTCGATCATGACAAGGGCGGCGACGTCGCGGTCGCGCTTTCGCGCGTCTATCGCAGCATGCGCCGCAAGCTCGACGACGCGGTCGCGGCGAACGATGCCGACGATCTCGACGAGCTGCTCGGCGGCATCGTCACCGTCAGCTCGGCCTGGCGCCAGCTGCGCCAGTAA
- the fliD gene encoding flagellar filament capping protein FliD yields MLTSIASSLGAGSGIDVKQLVTDLAAASRDPKVARLSGLATANSARISAVAQARSDLVGFADSLEQMIADGSLRSKATVSDESVLSATARAGLQADKFAATIVVNSLARAQSSYSGVVADKTAAIGTGAMTLTVGGVQKTITVGSTNNSLEGLATAINASGAGVTATIIADQGGSRLILKGATGADNAFTLTADAGADPGLSAFATNGGLSVGQSAANAEFTIDGVAFSRPGNTIDDVVPGVSLTLKKAAPGQPVDLGANRPLDMIKQTVGDFVDVYNQLKKSLQAASKLSGVTTGLRELETQLQGLVNKVLTSHGSISKLSDIGISTAKDGTLTLDKTKLDKMLETDAGAVEGLFNPLRDGTHNEISDPGIAGVLDAIRDKAIASDGVIGRVEKSLTDKDKSLADQLSKVEEREAAYKARLEKQYAALDVKLNAFKATQAYLEQQIKMWTKSDD; encoded by the coding sequence ATGCTCACGTCCATTGCGTCTTCGCTCGGTGCCGGTTCGGGAATCGACGTCAAGCAGCTCGTCACCGACCTCGCGGCCGCGTCGCGCGATCCCAAGGTCGCGCGTCTCAGCGGCCTCGCCACCGCAAACTCGGCGCGGATCAGCGCCGTCGCGCAGGCACGGTCGGACCTCGTCGGTTTCGCGGATTCGCTCGAGCAGATGATCGCCGACGGGTCGCTGCGCAGCAAGGCGACCGTATCGGACGAGAGCGTCCTCAGCGCCACCGCGCGGGCGGGGCTCCAGGCCGACAAGTTCGCCGCGACGATCGTCGTCAACAGCCTCGCGCGGGCGCAGAGCAGCTATTCGGGCGTCGTCGCCGACAAGACCGCCGCGATCGGGACCGGGGCGATGACGCTGACCGTGGGCGGCGTCCAGAAGACGATCACCGTCGGCAGCACCAACAACAGCCTCGAAGGGCTTGCCACCGCGATCAACGCGAGCGGCGCGGGCGTCACCGCGACGATCATTGCCGATCAGGGCGGCAGCCGCCTGATCCTGAAAGGCGCGACCGGCGCCGACAATGCCTTCACGCTGACGGCCGATGCCGGCGCGGATCCGGGCCTTTCCGCCTTTGCAACCAATGGCGGACTGTCGGTCGGCCAGAGCGCCGCCAATGCCGAGTTCACGATCGACGGCGTCGCGTTCAGCCGTCCCGGCAACACGATCGACGACGTCGTGCCCGGCGTTTCGCTGACGCTCAAGAAGGCCGCCCCCGGCCAGCCCGTCGACCTTGGCGCGAACCGTCCGCTCGACATGATCAAGCAGACGGTCGGCGACTTCGTCGACGTCTATAACCAGCTGAAGAAGAGCCTGCAGGCCGCATCGAAGCTTTCAGGCGTCACCACGGGTCTCCGCGAACTTGAAACCCAGCTTCAGGGGCTCGTGAACAAGGTGCTGACCAGCCACGGAAGCATCAGCAAGCTGTCCGACATCGGTATCTCGACCGCCAAGGACGGGACGCTGACGCTCGACAAGACCAAACTCGACAAGATGCTCGAAACCGACGCCGGCGCGGTCGAGGGCCTGTTCAATCCGCTGCGCGACGGCACCCATAACGAGATCAGCGATCCCGGCATCGCCGGCGTCCTCGACGCAATCCGCGACAAGGCGATCGCGAGCGACGGCGTGATCGGCCGGGTCGAAAAGTCGCTGACCGACAAGGACAAGTCGCTCGCCGACCAGCTGAGCAAGGTCGAGGAACGCGAAGCCGCCTACAAGGCGCGGCTCGAGAAGCAATATGCCGCGCTCGACGTCAAGCTGAACGCCTTCAAGGCAACGCAGGCCTATCTTGAACAACAGATCAAGATGTGGACGAAATCGGACGACTGA
- a CDS encoding flagellar type III secretion system protein FlhB, giving the protein MAGTTERDQKTEQPTAKKLADSAREGDVLMSKELATALMMLAGAGWLLAAGGWLVQSAGELLKRGLTLDADDVAHFAPGEAVMRNGVEILLPLAALFGLALAASIAAPAMLGSLGWRGKALGFKGNRMNPLSGLKRMFGPQGVIELVKSLAKVLLLGTIGYFLVADAMPQIMGLAQSDLQGAIGMAGKAIGHAMLAMAGGLVVIALIDVPAQWFQRNRRLMMSKQEVKEESRESDGAPELKQAQRQRAHEILSGSARKAVSDATVVLTNPTHFSVALRYRPGQDAAPVVVARGRGDVALSIRELARGANVPILEYPQLARAIYFTARAGRTIPEELFVAVATVLAFVFQLERMVAEGTGQPSVDVPPSHRFDPDGRRQN; this is encoded by the coding sequence ATGGCGGGGACAACCGAGCGCGACCAGAAGACGGAACAGCCAACCGCCAAGAAGCTCGCCGATTCGGCACGCGAAGGCGATGTGTTGATGTCGAAGGAGCTGGCGACCGCGCTGATGATGCTCGCGGGCGCCGGCTGGCTGCTCGCTGCGGGCGGCTGGCTCGTTCAGTCGGCGGGCGAACTGCTGAAGCGTGGCCTGACGCTCGACGCCGACGATGTTGCCCATTTCGCGCCCGGCGAGGCGGTGATGCGCAACGGCGTCGAAATCCTCCTGCCGCTCGCCGCGCTCTTCGGCCTCGCGCTCGCTGCGAGCATCGCGGCGCCCGCGATGCTCGGCTCGCTCGGCTGGCGCGGCAAGGCGCTGGGCTTCAAGGGCAACCGGATGAATCCGCTGTCCGGGCTCAAGCGCATGTTCGGTCCGCAGGGCGTCATCGAGCTGGTCAAATCGCTCGCCAAGGTGCTCCTGCTCGGTACGATCGGCTATTTCCTCGTCGCCGACGCGATGCCGCAGATCATGGGTCTGGCGCAGTCCGACCTGCAAGGCGCGATCGGGATGGCCGGCAAGGCGATCGGCCATGCGATGCTTGCGATGGCGGGCGGTCTTGTCGTCATCGCGCTGATCGACGTCCCCGCACAATGGTTTCAGCGCAACCGCCGCCTGATGATGAGCAAGCAGGAAGTGAAGGAAGAATCGCGCGAATCCGACGGCGCCCCCGAACTCAAGCAGGCGCAGCGCCAGCGTGCGCACGAAATCCTGAGCGGCTCGGCGCGCAAGGCGGTATCCGACGCGACGGTCGTGCTCACCAACCCGACGCACTTCTCGGTCGCGCTCCGCTATCGCCCCGGACAGGATGCCGCACCGGTCGTCGTCGCGCGCGGGCGCGGCGATGTCGCGCTGTCGATCCGCGAACTGGCGCGCGGCGCCAATGTGCCGATCCTCGAATATCCGCAGCTCGCGCGTGCAATCTACTTCACCGCGCGCGCCGGCCGCACGATTCCCGAGGAATTGTTCGTCGCGGTCGCGACCGTCCTCGCCTTCGTCTTCCAGCTCGAACGCATGGTCGCCGAAGGCACCGGCCAGCCGTCGGTCGACGTGCCACCCTCGCATCGCTTCGACCCCGACGGCCGCCGACAAAATTGA
- the fliR gene encoding flagellar biosynthetic protein FliR encodes MTPDIPVPNIEAMLQLWMLGMIRPGAAFLAAPVFGAAGVPVQLRLVIALAVGVPAVAASGMTLPPEGIVSLPGFLTIIGEVVIGLAIGFVLQMGLAAALLAGEAISNAMGLGFASMADPLNGTSSSVVGQFLSMLATALFLAANGHLLLIEIIVDSYRALPPGNAFPSFAAIGGILHFGSLMFAAGLTIALPVGFVLILVQMIMGVIGRSAPAMNLFAVGLPATLLAGIILLGMATPAMAEAIARFLSDALDMARTLAAGR; translated from the coding sequence ATGACCCCCGATATCCCCGTCCCGAATATCGAGGCGATGCTCCAGCTGTGGATGCTGGGGATGATCCGGCCCGGCGCCGCCTTTCTGGCCGCGCCGGTTTTCGGTGCTGCCGGCGTGCCGGTACAGCTCCGCCTGGTGATCGCGCTGGCAGTCGGCGTGCCCGCCGTTGCCGCGTCGGGAATGACGTTGCCGCCAGAGGGCATCGTTTCGCTTCCCGGCTTCCTGACGATCATCGGCGAGGTCGTGATCGGCCTCGCGATCGGTTTCGTGCTCCAGATGGGACTCGCCGCAGCGTTGCTCGCGGGCGAGGCGATCAGCAACGCCATGGGCCTCGGCTTTGCATCGATGGCCGATCCGCTCAACGGCACGTCGAGCAGCGTCGTCGGCCAGTTCCTCTCGATGCTCGCGACCGCGCTCTTCCTCGCGGCGAACGGTCACCTGCTGCTGATCGAGATTATCGTCGACAGCTATCGGGCGCTGCCGCCGGGCAACGCCTTCCCCTCCTTCGCCGCAATCGGCGGCATCCTGCATTTCGGCAGCCTGATGTTCGCGGCCGGGCTGACGATCGCGCTGCCCGTCGGCTTCGTTCTGATCCTCGTCCAGATGATCATGGGCGTGATCGGCCGTTCGGCCCCCGCAATGAACCTGTTCGCGGTCGGCCTGCCCGCGACCCTGCTCGCCGGCATCATCCTGCTCGGCATGGCGACCCCGGCGATGGCCGAGGCGATCGCCCGCTTCCTCTCCGACGCGCTCGACATGGCGCGCACCCTCGCCGCGGGGCGCTGA
- a CDS encoding flagellar biosynthetic protein FliQ has protein sequence MEADYFVGVAQQSLWVLALASAPILIPILVVGVLLGMVQAATSINEQTLSFVPKLIVTAICLAIFGSSILVLLTDFTQDIFAQIPNLVR, from the coding sequence ATGGAAGCCGATTATTTCGTCGGAGTTGCCCAGCAGTCGCTGTGGGTGCTCGCGCTTGCCTCCGCGCCGATCCTGATCCCGATCCTCGTGGTCGGCGTCCTGCTCGGCATGGTGCAGGCCGCAACCTCGATCAACGAACAGACGCTGAGCTTTGTGCCCAAGCTGATCGTCACCGCCATCTGCCTTGCGATCTTCGGCAGCAGCATCCTGGTGCTGCTCACCGATTTCACGCAGGACATTTTCGCGCAGATCCCGAACCTGGTCCGCTAG
- the fliP gene encoding flagellar type III secretion system pore protein FliP (The bacterial flagellar biogenesis protein FliP forms a type III secretion system (T3SS)-type pore required for flagellar assembly.), which yields MSARSLSPRARWLRRAAVVGGLALFAAATPALAQEASGLTRAVEEIGGNGRPLSLSLQILVLMSLLTVLPSLLLMMTSFTRIIIVLSILRHALGLQQTPPNQVLVGLSLFLSLFVMQPVISEVNRVAIEPYGQEQIDIGTAVSRSGDALHGFMMAQTRKSDLMMFAKIAKAPNYASPKDVPFSIVLPAFVTSELKTAFQIGFLIFLPFLIIDLIVASALMSLGMMMLSPTVISMPFKLLLFVLVDGWALTMGSLASSFGT from the coding sequence ATGTCGGCTAGGAGCCTTTCACCGCGCGCCCGCTGGCTGCGCCGCGCCGCCGTCGTCGGCGGCCTTGCGCTGTTCGCCGCCGCGACCCCTGCGCTCGCGCAGGAAGCGAGCGGCCTGACCCGCGCGGTCGAGGAAATCGGCGGCAACGGCCGCCCGCTGTCGCTGTCGCTGCAGATCCTGGTCCTGATGAGCCTGCTGACGGTTCTGCCGTCGCTGCTCCTGATGATGACCAGCTTTACACGCATCATCATCGTGCTCTCGATCCTGCGCCACGCGCTCGGGCTCCAGCAGACGCCGCCGAACCAGGTGCTCGTCGGCCTCAGCCTGTTTCTTTCGCTGTTCGTGATGCAGCCGGTGATCAGCGAGGTGAATCGCGTCGCGATCGAGCCCTATGGCCAGGAACAGATCGACATCGGCACCGCGGTCTCGCGTTCGGGCGATGCGCTGCATGGCTTCATGATGGCACAGACGCGCAAGTCGGACCTGATGATGTTCGCGAAGATCGCCAAGGCACCCAATTATGCGAGCCCGAAGGATGTGCCCTTCTCGATCGTGCTGCCCGCCTTCGTCACCAGCGAACTCAAGACCGCGTTCCAGATCGGCTTCCTGATTTTCCTGCCCTTTCTGATCATCGACCTGATCGTCGCCTCGGCGCTGATGTCGCTCGGCATGATGATGCTCTCGCCGACGGTCATATCGATGCCCTTCAAGCTGCTGCTCTTCGTCCTCGTCGACGGCTGGGCACTGACGATGGGCTCGCTCGCTTCCTCTTTCGGAACATAG
- a CDS encoding flagellar biosynthetic protein FliO — protein sequence MLEYILRLLILLPLVGGMAWGSLWLWKRVQMGVPLTGGAGKQARPVEMIGVLPLGPGTKLAVVEFAGQQILLSVSRGNVTRLADNSQGDFHVG from the coding sequence ATGCTCGAATATATTCTCCGCCTGCTCATCCTGCTGCCGCTCGTCGGCGGTATGGCGTGGGGCAGCCTGTGGCTGTGGAAGCGCGTCCAGATGGGCGTTCCGCTGACCGGTGGCGCCGGCAAACAGGCGCGCCCGGTCGAGATGATCGGAGTCCTGCCGCTCGGCCCCGGCACCAAGCTCGCGGTCGTCGAATTCGCCGGCCAACAGATCCTGCTCTCGGTCTCGCGCGGCAATGTGACGCGCCTTGCCGACAACAGCCAGGGCGATTTCCATGTCGGCTAG
- the fliN gene encoding flagellar motor switch protein FliN: MTDMAEAPARADRRDKSIAGAPNFDLLAGVSLRVSVEVGSTSMTLAELLALSEGSVVELDRAANELLDIYANGTLIAKGEIVSVDGRYGIQVSEVVAPERGIAGFDRRA, from the coding sequence ATGACTGACATGGCCGAAGCACCCGCCCGGGCCGACCGGCGCGACAAGAGCATCGCCGGGGCGCCCAATTTCGACCTGCTCGCCGGCGTCTCGCTGCGCGTCTCGGTCGAGGTCGGCTCGACCTCGATGACGCTCGCCGAACTGCTCGCGCTGTCCGAGGGCAGCGTCGTCGAACTCGACCGCGCCGCGAACGAGCTTCTCGACATCTATGCCAACGGCACCCTCATTGCGAAGGGCGAGATCGTCAGCGTCGACGGCCGCTATGGCATCCAGGTCTCCGAAGTCGTCGCGCCCGAGCGCGGCATCGCCGGTTTCGACCGGAGGGCCTGA
- a CDS encoding FliM/FliN family flagellar motor switch protein gives MSLEPKPVDATAKQAADAKASLLLRKSEDSYAFPVLDSVGNQFARSLRDLVRALGAPTVNVERAPAVQMRFADWCNEVAPGLFWRYHAPPLKGPVLLAATRPLVLQLVDIFYGGKGQNVAEREELTDAEERFAARLGRDMGMQLAAAWKSGIEPELDAVTGDPAKLAAVRADDELLVQRFTLRGGVFEGRTILCAYPQAALRGIAGADPVPEMRDAPAVDPVWTATLNKALKTVRLPVRSVLARPEISLVKLLSLEVGDIIPLTIPRNVPVTVAGRNFASGSIGEANGNAAIMIERIEEGPDND, from the coding sequence GTGAGCCTCGAACCGAAACCCGTCGATGCCACGGCCAAGCAGGCCGCCGACGCGAAGGCGTCGCTGCTGCTGCGCAAGTCCGAGGACAGCTATGCCTTCCCGGTGCTCGACAGCGTCGGCAACCAGTTCGCGCGCAGCCTGCGCGATCTCGTCCGCGCGCTCGGCGCGCCGACGGTCAATGTCGAGCGCGCGCCGGCGGTGCAGATGCGCTTCGCCGACTGGTGCAACGAAGTCGCGCCCGGCCTGTTCTGGCGCTATCACGCTCCCCCGCTGAAGGGCCCGGTGCTGCTCGCCGCGACGCGCCCGCTCGTCCTCCAGCTCGTCGACATCTTCTATGGCGGCAAGGGGCAGAATGTCGCCGAACGCGAAGAACTGACCGACGCCGAGGAGCGGTTCGCCGCCCGCCTCGGGCGCGATATGGGAATGCAGCTCGCCGCCGCATGGAAGTCGGGGATCGAACCCGAACTCGACGCCGTCACCGGCGATCCGGCGAAGCTCGCGGCCGTCCGTGCCGACGACGAATTGCTCGTCCAGCGCTTCACGCTGCGCGGCGGCGTGTTCGAGGGACGCACAATTCTCTGCGCCTATCCGCAGGCGGCGCTGCGCGGAATCGCCGGCGCCGATCCGGTTCCCGAGATGCGCGATGCGCCCGCCGTCGACCCGGTGTGGACCGCAACACTGAACAAGGCGCTCAAGACCGTTCGCCTGCCCGTCCGCTCGGTTCTGGCACGCCCCGAAATTTCTTTGGTCAAACTGCTCTCTTTGGAGGTCGGTGATATCATTCCGTTAACCATTCCGCGCAATGTTCCAGTAACCGTCGCCGGCCGCAATTTTGCGTCGGGCAGCATCGGTGAAGCCAATGGCAACGCCGCGATCATGATCGAACGTATCGAAGAAGGACCCGACAATGACTGA